A single region of the Persephonella sp. genome encodes:
- a CDS encoding ATP-dependent Clp protease proteolytic subunit, whose amino-acid sequence MDPSAAMWLNQLFWLIFILLLIFPMLKAQTLEWSRERLIRAIEEKRKSRVITMIHRQETRSFLGFFMMRFITIEDSEQVLRAIRMTPKDLPIDFIIHTPGGLALAATQIAQALADHEAPVRVIVPHYAMSGGTLIALAADEIILDRHAVLGPVDPQLGQEPAASLVKIKELKKPDEIDDATWVKIDVSEKALKQMFENVKKLLLKKGYSEEIAERVAEELSTGKYTHDYPVTVEHLQALGLKVSTDVPEEVYALMDLYPQPAGTPSVQYIPVPYQRPGNNGAPTGSKSE is encoded by the coding sequence ATGGATCCATCTGCTGCAATGTGGTTAAACCAGTTATTTTGGTTGATATTTATACTGCTTTTAATATTCCCTATGTTAAAAGCCCAGACTTTAGAGTGGAGTAGGGAAAGGCTTATCAGAGCAATAGAAGAAAAAAGAAAATCCCGTGTTATCACAATGATTCACAGACAAGAAACTCGTTCTTTTCTGGGATTTTTTATGATGAGATTTATTACCATTGAAGACTCTGAACAAGTTTTAAGAGCCATAAGAATGACCCCAAAAGATTTACCTATTGATTTTATTATTCATACCCCAGGTGGTCTTGCCCTTGCTGCAACACAGATTGCACAGGCACTTGCAGACCACGAAGCACCTGTAAGGGTAATAGTCCCCCATTATGCCATGTCAGGAGGAACACTTATAGCACTTGCTGCAGATGAGATAATTCTTGATAGACATGCAGTTTTAGGACCTGTTGACCCTCAGCTTGGACAGGAACCTGCAGCCTCTTTAGTAAAAATTAAGGAACTTAAGAAGCCTGATGAAATTGATGATGCAACATGGGTAAAAATTGATGTGAGTGAAAAGGCACTTAAACAGATGTTTGAAAATGTTAAAAAGCTATTATTGAAAAAGGGCTACAGTGAGGAAATCGCAGAAAGAGTGGCAGAAGAGTTATCAACCGGTAAATATACCCATGACTATCCTGTGACTGTGGAACATTTACAGGCTTTAGGCCTCAAGGTTTCTACAGATGTTCCAGAAGAAGTTTATGCACTAATGGATTTATATCCACAACCGGCTGGAACACCATCAGTTCAATACATACCGGTTCCATATCAAAGACCGGGAAATAATGGGGCACCAACAGGAAGCAAAAGTGAATGA